A window of Aeromicrobium sp. A1-2 contains these coding sequences:
- a CDS encoding RNA polymerase sigma factor — protein MPVNPASANPLKAVTKVLAAATKDDPAAPSKASAAKASTPSSSPAKTEATVTNTASGTTKKTPAKKAPAAKKAPAKKAAPKKGAESQEGSNIPANIDIAKVLEVPAVQVDAQGKKTLPDIPDEEFEKDLATDPTLKEDEKSSYTISAADESDEPVQQVMVAGATADPVKDYLKQIGKVSLLTAGQEVELAKRIEAGLFAEEKLAKGGRISPKMLEELEWITVDGRRAKNHLLEANLRLVVSLAKRYTGRGMLFLDLIQEGNLGLIRAVEKFDYTKGFKFSTYATWWIRQAITRAMADQARTIRIPVHMVEVINKLARVQRQMLQDLGREPTPEELAIELDMTPEKVVEVQKYGREPISLHTPLGEDGDSEFGDLIEDSEAIVPADAVSFTLLQEQLHAVLDTLSERESGVVSMRFGLTDGQPKTLDEIGKVYGVTRERIRQIESKTMSKLRHPSRSQVLRDYLD, from the coding sequence GTGCCGGTGAATCCCGCATCTGCGAACCCCCTCAAGGCAGTCACAAAGGTCTTGGCGGCAGCAACAAAGGATGATCCTGCAGCACCCAGCAAGGCTTCGGCCGCCAAGGCCAGCACACCGTCCAGTTCCCCGGCGAAGACAGAAGCGACAGTGACCAACACCGCATCAGGCACGACCAAGAAGACCCCCGCCAAGAAGGCTCCGGCTGCGAAGAAGGCCCCGGCCAAGAAGGCAGCGCCCAAGAAGGGCGCTGAGAGCCAGGAGGGGTCGAACATCCCAGCGAACATCGACATCGCCAAGGTCCTTGAGGTCCCGGCCGTGCAGGTCGACGCGCAGGGCAAGAAGACCCTTCCGGACATTCCCGACGAGGAGTTCGAGAAGGACCTGGCGACGGACCCGACGCTCAAGGAGGACGAGAAGTCGTCCTACACGATCTCGGCGGCCGACGAGAGCGACGAGCCGGTCCAGCAGGTCATGGTGGCGGGCGCCACCGCCGACCCGGTCAAGGACTACCTCAAGCAGATCGGCAAGGTCTCGCTGCTGACCGCCGGTCAGGAGGTCGAGCTGGCCAAGCGCATCGAGGCCGGGCTGTTTGCCGAGGAGAAGCTCGCCAAGGGCGGTCGTATCTCGCCGAAGATGCTCGAAGAGCTCGAGTGGATCACGGTCGACGGCCGTCGGGCCAAGAACCACCTGCTCGAGGCCAACCTGCGCCTCGTGGTCTCGCTGGCCAAGCGCTACACGGGTCGCGGCATGTTGTTCCTGGACCTGATCCAGGAGGGCAACCTCGGTCTGATCCGCGCGGTCGAGAAGTTCGACTACACCAAGGGCTTCAAGTTCTCGACCTACGCGACGTGGTGGATCCGCCAGGCGATCACCCGTGCGATGGCCGACCAGGCCCGCACGATCCGCATCCCGGTCCACATGGTCGAGGTCATCAACAAGCTGGCCCGCGTGCAGCGCCAGATGCTGCAGGACCTGGGCCGCGAGCCCACGCCCGAAGAGCTCGCGATCGAGCTCGACATGACTCCGGAAAAGGTCGTCGAGGTCCAGAAGTACGGCCGCGAGCCGATCAGCCTGCACACGCCCCTGGGCGAGGACGGCGACTCCGAGTTCGGCGACCTGATCGAGGACTCGGAGGCCATCGTCCCGGCCGACGCGGTCTCCTTCACACTCCTGCAGGAGCAGCTTCACGCGGTGCTCGACACACTCTCCGAGCGTGAGTCCGGCGTCGTCTCGATGCGTTTTGGCCTGACCGATGGACAGCCCAAGACGCTTGACGAGATCGGCAAGGTCTACGGCGTCACGCGCGAGCGGATCCGTCAGATCGAGTCCAAGACCATGAGCAAGCTGCGGCACCCGTCGCGCTCGCAGGTTCTGCGCGACTACCTCGACTGA
- a CDS encoding type IIA DNA topoisomerase subunit B translates to MAEAEQLERHLIIDSTYDARNLLVLEGLEAVRKRPGMYVGSTDTRGLMHCLWEIIDNSVDEALSGYGTHIRVALNDDGSVEVQDDGRGVPVDIEKKTGLTGVEVVYTKLHAGGKFGGGSYVATGGLHGVGASVVNALSARLDVEVDKGGATWAMSFRRGEPGVFADDRPESDFTPTNELRKIGKVPKARTGTRVRYWADPQIFIKGARFAYEELVARARQTSFLVPGLEIVISDRRGDEPHEEKFRHDGGITEFCEFLAPDAPVTDVLRLQGEDVFTETVPLLDDKGHMTPQDIERTLGVDVALRWGTDYGTEVQSFVNIIATPKGGTHLGGFERGVTKTFNDVLRNTRLLKAGDPDIIKDDILEGMTAVVTVRLAEPQFEGQTKEVLGTPAVTKIVNQVVSRELKAFLTSTKTAHKAKARQVMEKVVGASRTRLMARQQRDTQRRKNALESSALPAKLADCRSNDVERSELFIVEGDSALGTAKSARDSEFQALLPIRGKILNVQKASIGDMLKNAECSSIIQVVGAGSGRTFDVDAARYGRIIFMADADSDGAHIRCLLATLFFRYMRELVDAGRVYTAVPPLHRVELSNPKKGQDKYVYTYSDAELQRKLAELQRKNIKWKDPVQRYKGLGEMDAGQLAETTMDPRHRTLRRLTVDDGEEASSVFELLMGNDVPPRKEFIVQGAYEIDADKIDA, encoded by the coding sequence TTGGCGGAGGCCGAACAGCTCGAAAGGCACCTCATCATCGACAGCACGTACGACGCCCGCAACCTCCTGGTCCTCGAAGGACTCGAGGCCGTTCGCAAGCGACCCGGGATGTATGTCGGCTCGACCGACACCCGCGGTCTGATGCACTGCCTGTGGGAGATCATCGACAACTCGGTCGACGAGGCGCTCTCGGGCTACGGCACCCACATCAGGGTGGCCCTCAATGACGACGGCTCGGTCGAGGTGCAGGACGACGGCCGCGGCGTCCCGGTCGACATCGAGAAGAAGACCGGTCTGACCGGCGTCGAGGTCGTCTACACCAAGCTGCATGCCGGCGGTAAGTTCGGCGGCGGCTCCTATGTGGCGACCGGCGGCCTGCATGGTGTCGGCGCTTCGGTCGTCAACGCCCTGTCGGCACGGCTCGACGTTGAGGTCGACAAGGGCGGCGCGACGTGGGCCATGTCGTTCCGTCGGGGGGAGCCCGGCGTGTTCGCCGACGATCGGCCCGAGTCGGACTTCACCCCGACCAACGAGCTGCGCAAGATCGGCAAGGTTCCCAAGGCCAGGACCGGCACCCGGGTTCGCTACTGGGCGGATCCGCAGATCTTCATCAAGGGTGCCCGCTTCGCCTACGAGGAGCTCGTGGCCCGGGCCCGGCAGACCTCGTTCCTGGTGCCGGGCCTCGAGATCGTGATCAGCGATCGCCGCGGAGACGAGCCGCACGAGGAGAAGTTCCGGCACGACGGCGGCATCACCGAGTTCTGCGAGTTCCTGGCTCCCGATGCACCCGTCACGGATGTGCTGCGGCTGCAGGGCGAGGACGTGTTCACCGAGACCGTGCCGCTGCTGGACGACAAGGGGCACATGACCCCGCAGGACATCGAACGCACGCTCGGGGTCGACGTCGCGCTGCGCTGGGGCACCGACTACGGCACCGAGGTGCAGTCATTCGTCAACATCATCGCCACGCCCAAGGGCGGCACCCACCTGGGTGGCTTCGAGCGGGGCGTGACCAAGACCTTCAACGACGTCCTCAGGAACACCAGGCTGCTCAAGGCGGGTGATCCGGACATCATCAAGGACGACATCCTCGAGGGCATGACCGCGGTGGTGACCGTCCGCCTGGCCGAGCCGCAGTTCGAGGGTCAGACCAAGGAGGTCCTCGGCACGCCGGCGGTGACCAAGATCGTCAACCAGGTTGTCAGTCGCGAGCTCAAGGCGTTCCTGACCTCCACCAAGACCGCTCACAAGGCCAAGGCGCGCCAGGTCATGGAAAAGGTCGTCGGCGCGTCCCGTACGCGCCTGATGGCCCGTCAGCAGCGTGACACCCAGCGCCGCAAGAACGCGCTCGAGTCCAGCGCTCTGCCGGCCAAGCTCGCCGACTGCCGCAGCAACGACGTCGAACGCTCCGAGCTGTTCATCGTCGAGGGCGACTCGGCGCTCGGCACCGCCAAATCGGCCCGAGATTCCGAGTTCCAGGCCCTGCTGCCGATTCGCGGCAAGATCCTCAACGTGCAAAAGGCCAGCATCGGCGACATGCTCAAGAATGCCGAGTGCTCCTCGATCATCCAGGTCGTCGGGGCCGGTTCGGGCCGGACGTTCGACGTCGACGCGGCCCGCTATGGCCGGATCATCTTCATGGCTGACGCCGACTCGGACGGAGCGCACATCCGTTGCCTGCTGGCGACGTTGTTCTTCCGCTACATGCGCGAGCTGGTCGACGCCGGACGTGTCTACACCGCGGTGCCGCCGCTGCACCGGGTTGAACTGTCCAACCCCAAGAAGGGGCAGGACAAGTACGTCTACACGTACTCCGACGCCGAGCTGCAGCGCAAGCTCGCCGAGCTGCAGCGCAAGAACATCAAGTGGAAGGACCCGGTCCAGCGCTACAAGGGACTGGGCGAGATGGACGCCGGTCAGCTGGCCGAGACCACGATGGACCCACGGCACCGCACGTTGCGCCGGCTCACGGTCGACGACGGTGAGGAGGCCTCGTCGGTCTTTGAGCTGTTGATGGGCAATGACGTTCCGCCGCGCAAGGAGTTCATCGTGCAGGGCGCCTACGAGATCGACGCGGACAAGATCGACGCCTGA
- a CDS encoding MmcQ/YjbR family DNA-binding protein, with translation MDPEQARTIALALAGATERDHHGFPSFRARTIFATMPDPRTLRIMLPEPSIREAVAEFPAWASVAMWGKQVAAIAVDLPSADARVVAEWLDEAHRHHG, from the coding sequence ATGGACCCGGAGCAGGCTCGGACGATCGCGCTGGCGTTGGCTGGTGCGACCGAGCGGGACCATCACGGCTTCCCCTCCTTCCGGGCCCGGACGATCTTCGCGACGATGCCTGACCCCCGGACGCTGCGGATCATGCTGCCGGAGCCGAGCATCCGCGAGGCGGTCGCCGAGTTTCCGGCGTGGGCCTCGGTCGCGATGTGGGGCAAGCAGGTGGCAGCCATCGCCGTCGACCTGCCGAGCGCCGATGCGCGGGTCGTGGCCGAGTGGCTCGACGAGGCGCACCGGCACCACGGCTGA
- a CDS encoding carbonic anhydrase: MPEFDDLLAANSDYSADFGLSGFDGIAHAGIAMVTCMDSRIDPLKMIGLEPGDAKIMRNPGGRVTDQALVALVLGVNLLKVNRILVVEHTRCAMATSTEDELKKQIGASAGADASWMTLGAIVDQRSTVRADVLRVRSHPLIGDDILVGGFLYDVDTGLLNRVD, translated from the coding sequence ATGCCCGAATTCGACGACCTGCTGGCCGCCAACAGTGACTATTCCGCCGACTTCGGCTTGTCCGGTTTCGATGGCATCGCCCATGCCGGCATTGCCATGGTGACCTGCATGGACTCGCGGATCGACCCGCTCAAGATGATCGGGCTCGAGCCCGGCGACGCCAAGATCATGCGCAATCCCGGCGGACGTGTCACCGACCAGGCACTCGTCGCGCTCGTGCTGGGCGTCAACCTGCTCAAGGTCAACCGCATCCTGGTCGTCGAGCACACCCGGTGCGCCATGGCCACCTCCACCGAGGACGAGCTCAAGAAGCAGATCGGAGCGAGCGCCGGCGCCGACGCCTCGTGGATGACGCTGGGCGCAATCGTCGACCAGAGGAGCACGGTCCGTGCTGATGTGCTGCGGGTCCGCAGCCACCCACTGATCGGCGACGACATCCTGGTCGGCGGATTCCTCTACGACGTCGACACGGGCCTGCTCAACCGCGTCGACTGA
- a CDS encoding MFS transporter encodes MATREAISPASKILLGLAAVAISFAAADTYVVVLALPDMMTSTGLELDELQRAAPIVSGFLLGYVGVLPLIGRISDLRGRVPVLLGSLIVFAIGSLVTAAAYNLETVVLGRLVQGIGGGGLIPPTLALVADLWPPKKRGLPLGIVGAVQELGSVLGPLYGAAVLAFGDWRLIFWLNCSIGLVLTAAMFAQRDAVQAQSVEPARAGRFDTSGAALAVLTLTGLTLVMAAPTALVQDVQLGRAYLPVTGESRWLSPLALATALFLVLFLARQVTAPRPLVGWRDWPALARETDIWGALLLTAGLGAVIVTFASAQPEQGAVSEQAPWLVPIAIAAFAGFTVRQRRAARPLIPRGALSARPAWGALIVSFFVGASLIAALVDIPFFARLTVHRDSQLDAALVLVRFLVALPIGALLGGWLLRRVPASALTSVAMLMSAVAFWHMSTWDAQSLDNQTETLSLILGGLGFGLAIAPVNAALLAHTADAVHGVTSALLIVARMVGMLLGISALTTIGLRAFYTASDKIPPAATLCNGESTLCQAYKDAVRDAGITQLHTVFVGAAVCALIAAVLAAVLLREPATGSRSYPTADGDRAEAG; translated from the coding sequence ATGGCCACCCGGGAGGCGATCAGCCCGGCGTCCAAGATCCTGCTCGGCCTGGCAGCCGTCGCGATCTCGTTCGCCGCCGCAGACACGTACGTCGTGGTGCTCGCGTTGCCGGACATGATGACCTCGACCGGGCTGGAGCTCGACGAGCTCCAGCGAGCCGCCCCGATCGTGTCGGGATTTCTGCTCGGCTATGTCGGGGTCCTGCCCCTGATCGGCCGGATCTCCGACCTGCGGGGCCGAGTGCCGGTGTTGCTCGGCTCACTCATCGTGTTCGCGATCGGCTCACTGGTCACGGCAGCGGCGTACAACCTCGAGACCGTCGTGCTCGGACGGCTGGTGCAGGGCATCGGCGGCGGAGGGCTCATCCCGCCGACCCTGGCCCTGGTTGCGGACCTGTGGCCGCCCAAGAAGCGCGGGCTCCCGCTCGGCATCGTCGGCGCCGTCCAGGAGCTGGGCAGCGTTCTGGGCCCGCTCTACGGTGCCGCGGTGCTGGCGTTCGGCGACTGGCGCCTGATCTTCTGGCTCAACTGCTCGATCGGTCTTGTCCTGACCGCGGCGATGTTCGCGCAACGTGACGCCGTCCAGGCGCAGTCCGTCGAGCCGGCCCGGGCCGGCCGCTTCGACACCTCCGGTGCCGCGCTGGCGGTCCTGACCCTCACCGGGCTGACCCTCGTGATGGCGGCACCCACCGCGCTGGTGCAGGACGTCCAGCTCGGTCGCGCCTACCTGCCGGTCACCGGCGAATCTCGTTGGCTGTCCCCGCTCGCGCTGGCAACGGCCCTGTTCCTGGTGCTGTTCCTCGCTCGCCAGGTCACTGCCCCCCGGCCGCTCGTCGGCTGGCGGGATTGGCCGGCCCTCGCCCGGGAGACCGACATCTGGGGCGCCCTGCTGCTGACCGCGGGCCTGGGCGCCGTCATCGTCACCTTCGCCTCCGCCCAGCCTGAGCAGGGCGCGGTCTCGGAGCAGGCGCCGTGGCTGGTCCCGATCGCCATCGCCGCCTTCGCGGGATTCACGGTCCGGCAGCGTCGCGCCGCCCGCCCCCTGATCCCGCGCGGCGCGCTGTCGGCCCGTCCCGCGTGGGGCGCCCTGATTGTGTCGTTCTTCGTCGGCGCCTCACTCATCGCGGCTTTGGTCGACATCCCGTTCTTCGCCCGTCTGACCGTGCATCGCGACTCCCAGCTCGACGCGGCACTCGTGCTCGTCCGCTTCCTGGTCGCGCTGCCGATCGGGGCCTTGCTCGGTGGCTGGCTCCTGCGCAGGGTGCCGGCGTCAGCGCTGACCAGCGTCGCGATGCTGATGAGTGCGGTCGCGTTCTGGCACATGTCGACGTGGGACGCGCAGTCCCTCGACAACCAGACCGAGACTCTCTCCCTGATCCTGGGCGGTCTGGGTTTCGGGTTGGCGATCGCACCGGTCAACGCTGCCCTGCTTGCCCACACCGCTGACGCCGTGCACGGCGTCACCTCGGCCCTGCTGATCGTCGCGCGCATGGTCGGCATGCTGTTGGGCATCTCGGCCCTGACCACGATCGGCCTGCGGGCGTTCTACACCGCGTCGGACAAGATCCCTCCGGCAGCGACGCTGTGCAACGGGGAGTCGACGCTCTGTCAGGCGTACAAGGATGCGGTCCGCGACGCGGGCATCACCCAGCTGCACACCGTGTTCGTCGGTGCGGCGGTCTGCGCACTGATCGCAGCGGTGCTCGCAGCCGTGCTGCTGCGTGAACCGGCCACCGGCAGCAGGTCGTACCCAACCGCCGACGGAGACCGAGCGGAGGCTGGCTAG
- a CDS encoding LppX_LprAFG lipoprotein → MRIRHLILPLIAAALVLGGCSGSSDDTVDPAALQARLTAAKKTIDDAETITISLVTKGLPSGVTGLLSAKGQGNHSPAFDGKVTVLTGGTSLGAEVIAVGGQVFAKTSFAPVFLSIDPATLKAPDPASLLARDTGITQILAKTEKLAQGDKSRDGKDVLTTITGTLPGSLVRDIIPSAAADKTFTVSYRLDDDDVLRDATLKGPFYPEGGDVTYTVKLTTSDTPVTIEKPARR, encoded by the coding sequence GTGCGTATCCGACACCTGATCCTTCCCCTGATCGCCGCGGCCCTGGTCCTGGGCGGTTGCTCCGGCTCCTCGGACGACACGGTCGACCCCGCCGCGCTGCAGGCTCGGCTCACGGCCGCCAAGAAGACCATCGACGACGCCGAGACGATCACGATCTCGTTGGTGACCAAGGGTCTCCCCTCGGGCGTCACAGGCCTGTTGTCCGCCAAGGGCCAGGGAAACCACTCCCCCGCGTTCGACGGCAAGGTCACGGTCCTGACCGGGGGCACGAGCCTCGGCGCCGAAGTCATCGCGGTCGGCGGGCAGGTCTTTGCCAAGACCAGCTTCGCACCGGTCTTCCTGTCGATCGATCCGGCGACGCTCAAGGCACCTGATCCGGCATCCCTGCTGGCCCGGGACACCGGGATCACCCAGATCCTCGCCAAGACCGAAAAGCTCGCCCAGGGCGACAAGTCACGCGACGGCAAGGACGTCCTGACGACGATCACGGGTACGTTGCCCGGCAGCCTGGTGCGCGACATCATCCCGTCCGCCGCGGCCGACAAGACGTTCACGGTCTCCTACCGGCTCGATGACGACGACGTCCTGCGCGACGCGACCCTCAAGGGGCCGTTCTATCCCGAGGGTGGAGACGTCACGTACACCGTCAAGCTCACCACCTCCGACACACCCGTCACGATCGAGAAGCCCGCACGCCGCTGA
- a CDS encoding DNA topoisomerase (ATP-hydrolyzing) subunit A, which produces MARSSKQAPEEDFEEHIVDTDVSDEMRSSFLEYAYSVIYARALPDARDGLKPVQRRILYTMDDLNLRPDRGHVKSARVVGEVMGRLHPHGDSSIYDALVRLIQPWSLRLPLADGHGNFGSQDDPPAAMRYTEVRMHGAAEAMTASINEDTVDFRPNYDGRETEPVVLPAALPNLLVNGASGIAVGMATNIAPHNLIEVVQALRHLIAKPKADLDDLMRFIPGPDLPTGGKIVGLEGIRDAYATGNGSFRMRASARIESVTPRRKGIVVTELPYNVGPEKVIEAIKKLVQAKKLQGISDIKNLTDRHKGLNLVIEIKNGFIPETILEQLYKSTPMETSFGINAVALVDGQPRTLGLKELLEVYLGHRLEVVKRRTQFRRGKAADRLHLLDGLMLALVDIDEVIQLIRASDNRSAAKERLMTVFDLSDIQATYILDLTLGRLTKYDRIEVEKEIAELRELIEGLDAILADDQLLRKVVGDELNVMSQTFGTPRRTVLLESSGQTATAASPLEIADDPCWALLSATGLLARTSDDSPLGEVDQRVKHDTIVSVVRTTARGDIGVVTADGRIQRVSVLELPALPPTAQSPNLQGGVPLREIPGLEGTALALTGLGDAGPGLALGTRAGVVKRVKPELLSRDSWDIISLDEGDVLVGAVELTSGDEELAFVTSDAQLLHFAASLVRPQGRSGGGVAGIKVAAGERAVSFGAVRDIQTAHIVTIAGSGDALPGTQNGAVKVSPLAIYPAKGRATGGVRCQRLLKGEDALLLAWVGDGRPMACATSGSPVDLPEPTDRRDGSGVPAAQPILAVSGPAGTNQD; this is translated from the coding sequence ATGGCCCGCAGCAGCAAGCAGGCTCCCGAAGAGGATTTCGAGGAGCACATCGTCGATACCGACGTGAGCGACGAGATGCGTTCGAGCTTTCTCGAGTACGCCTACTCGGTCATCTACGCGCGCGCACTTCCCGATGCCCGCGACGGGCTCAAGCCCGTGCAGCGCCGCATCCTCTACACGATGGACGACCTCAACCTGCGTCCCGATCGTGGGCACGTCAAGAGCGCCCGCGTCGTCGGTGAGGTCATGGGTCGGCTGCACCCCCACGGCGACAGCTCGATCTACGACGCGCTGGTCCGGCTGATCCAGCCCTGGTCCCTGCGTCTGCCGCTCGCCGATGGTCACGGCAACTTCGGCTCGCAGGACGATCCCCCGGCCGCAATGCGTTACACCGAGGTCCGCATGCACGGTGCCGCGGAGGCCATGACTGCCTCGATCAACGAGGACACCGTCGACTTCCGCCCCAACTACGACGGTCGCGAGACAGAGCCCGTCGTGCTGCCCGCCGCACTCCCCAACCTGCTGGTCAACGGCGCCAGCGGCATTGCCGTGGGCATGGCGACCAACATCGCCCCACACAACCTCATCGAGGTCGTCCAGGCCCTGCGTCACCTGATCGCCAAGCCGAAGGCCGATCTCGACGACCTCATGCGGTTCATTCCGGGCCCAGATCTGCCCACCGGCGGCAAGATCGTCGGGCTCGAGGGCATCCGCGACGCGTACGCCACGGGCAACGGCTCGTTCCGCATGCGAGCGTCGGCGCGCATCGAGAGCGTCACGCCCCGCCGCAAGGGCATCGTCGTGACGGAGCTGCCGTACAACGTCGGTCCCGAGAAGGTCATCGAGGCGATCAAGAAGCTCGTGCAGGCCAAGAAGCTGCAGGGCATCTCCGACATCAAGAACCTCACTGACCGGCACAAGGGCCTCAACCTGGTCATCGAGATCAAGAACGGCTTCATTCCCGAGACGATCCTCGAGCAGCTCTACAAGAGCACACCGATGGAGACGTCGTTCGGCATCAACGCGGTCGCGCTGGTCGACGGCCAGCCACGCACCCTGGGCCTCAAGGAGCTGCTCGAGGTCTATCTCGGGCACCGGCTCGAGGTGGTCAAGCGGCGCACCCAGTTCCGCCGTGGCAAGGCCGCCGACCGCCTGCACCTGCTCGACGGCCTGATGCTGGCCCTGGTCGACATCGACGAGGTCATCCAGCTCATCCGGGCCAGCGACAACCGCAGCGCTGCCAAGGAACGTCTCATGACGGTCTTCGATCTGTCGGACATCCAGGCGACCTACATCCTGGACCTGACCCTGGGCCGGTTGACGAAGTACGACCGGATCGAGGTCGAGAAGGAGATCGCCGAGCTCCGCGAGCTGATCGAGGGGCTGGACGCGATCCTCGCGGACGACCAGCTGCTCCGCAAGGTCGTCGGTGACGAGCTCAACGTCATGTCCCAGACCTTCGGCACCCCGCGGCGGACCGTGCTGCTGGAGTCCTCCGGACAGACCGCCACTGCCGCGTCGCCGCTCGAGATTGCCGACGACCCCTGCTGGGCGTTGCTCTCCGCCACCGGCCTGCTGGCACGCACCTCCGACGACTCACCGCTCGGCGAAGTCGACCAACGGGTCAAGCACGACACGATCGTGTCGGTCGTCCGCACGACGGCACGCGGTGACATCGGCGTCGTGACGGCTGACGGGCGCATCCAGCGTGTCTCGGTCCTCGAGCTGCCGGCGTTGCCGCCCACGGCACAGTCCCCCAACCTGCAGGGCGGCGTGCCGTTGCGCGAGATCCCCGGCCTGGAGGGCACAGCGCTGGCTCTGACTGGCCTCGGAGACGCAGGTCCCGGCCTCGCGCTCGGCACCCGTGCGGGGGTCGTCAAGCGGGTCAAACCCGAGCTGCTCTCCCGCGACTCCTGGGACATCATCTCGCTCGACGAGGGCGATGTCCTGGTCGGCGCGGTCGAGCTCACATCGGGCGACGAGGAACTCGCCTTCGTCACGTCGGACGCGCAGCTCCTGCACTTTGCGGCATCGTTGGTGCGCCCGCAGGGTCGATCCGGCGGTGGTGTCGCGGGCATCAAGGTGGCGGCAGGCGAGCGGGCGGTGTCCTTCGGCGCCGTGCGCGACATCCAGACCGCCCACATCGTGACGATCGCGGGATCGGGCGACGCCCTGCCCGGCACCCAGAACGGTGCGGTCAAGGTCAGCCCACTCGCGATCTACCCGGCCAAGGGTCGCGCGACGGGTGGCGTCCGCTGCCAGCGCCTGCTCAAGGGCGAGGATGCCCTCCTGCTGGCCTGGGTGGGCGACGGGCGGCCGATGGCCTGCGCGACGAGCGGATCGCCGGTGGACCTGCCCGAGCCGACCGACCGTCGGGACGGCTCCGGTGTCCCTGCTGCGCAGCCGATCCTCGCGGTGTCCGGTCCGGCCGGAACCAACCAAGACTGA